The following proteins are encoded in a genomic region of Brachypodium distachyon strain Bd21 chromosome 1, Brachypodium_distachyon_v3.0, whole genome shotgun sequence:
- the LOC100838735 gene encoding prolycopene isomerase, chloroplastic, which yields MASAALLASRALHAPPRRHRHHPTPLARPTAAPAPMPRRRRLATAARLQAVAADEIPADPSSPVDLPGVAAERAEADVVVIGSGLGGLCCAGLLARYGQDVLVLESHDRAGGAAHSFDVKGFHFDSGPSLFSGFQSRGPQANPLAQVLDALGESVPCASYDSWMVHVPEGQFLSRIGPTDFLKDLETYVGVDATREWQKLLDAVLPISAAAMALPPLSIRGDLGVLSTAAARYAPSLLQSFLKMGPQGALGATKLLRPFSEIVDSLELKNPFVRNWIDLLCFLLAGVKSDSALSAEMVYMFAEWYKPGCLLEYPLGGSGAIIDALVRGIEKFGGRLALNSHVEKILVENGRAVGVKLRSGQIVRAKKAVVSNASMWDTLDLLPPDVVPKSYQDKVKVTPQCDSFMHLHLGFDAENAREDLGIHHIVVNDWNKGVDGEQNVVLISVPSVLGKGLAPPGKHILHAYTPGTEPFSLWEGLDRKSAEYRRLKEERSEVMWKAVELALGPKFSREKCDVKLVGTPLTHKRFLRRNRGTYGPAIKAGEATFPGQATPIPQLFCCGDSTFPGIGVPAVAASGAIVANTLVSVSQHSELLDAVGI from the exons ATGGCTTCCGCCGCACTCCTAGCCTCCCGCGCGCTacacgcgccgccgcgccgccaccgccaccatccCACCCCTCTCGCGCGCCCAACAGCCGCCCCCGCTCCAAtgccacggcgccgccgcctcgccacgGCCGCGCGCCTCCAGGCGGTGGCCGCCGACGAGATCCCCGCGGACCCTTCCTCCCCCGTCGACCTCCCCGG ggtggcggcggagcgggcggaggcggacgTGGTGGTGATCGGGAGCGGGCTGGGCGGGCTGTGCTGCGCGGGCCTGCTGGCGAGGTACGGCCAGGATGTGCTGGTGCTGGAGAGCCACgaccgcgccggcggcgccgcccactCGTTCGACGTCAAAGGGTTCCACTTCGATTCCGGGCCGTCGCTCTTCTCCGGGTTCCAGTCCAGAGGCCCCCAGGCCAATCCCCTCGCCCAG GTCCTCGATGCGCTAGGCGAATCGGTGCCGTGTGCTTCTTATGACTCTTGGATGGTGCATGTACCTGAAGGCCAATTCCTGTCACGGATAGGCCCAACTGATTTCCTCAAG GACCTTGAGACATATGTTGGTGTTGACGCAACCCGAGAGTGGCAAAAGCTACTA GATGCAGTTCTTCCTATATCTGCAGCTGCAATGGCTTTGCCTCCACTTTCCATTCGAGGTGATTTGGGTGTTCTATCCACAGCTGCCGCTAGATACGCTCCTTCTCTGCTGCAATCATTCCTAAAGATGGGACCACAAGGAGCCTTAGGCGCAACAAAACTTCTACGTCCATTCTCAGAGATTGTTGATTCTCTGGAGCTGAAAAATCCCTTCGTTCGTAACTGGATCGACCTCTTGTGCTTTCTACTCGCAGGAGTCAAATCTGATAGCGCTCTTTCTGCAGAAATG GTTTACATGTTTGCAGAATGGTACAAACCAGGATGCTTGCTTGAGTATCCTctgggtggaagtggagcaATAATAGATGCACTTGTGCGAGGTATCGAAAAGTTTGGTGGAAGACTTGCTCTTAATTCTCATGTTGAAAAGATTTTAGTCGAGAATGGACGGGCTGTTGGTGTCAAGCTACGAAGTGGACAG ATTGTACGTGCAAAGAAAGCGGTTGTTAGCAATGCGTCTATGTGGGATACTTTGGATCTGCTACCACCAGATGTTGTCCCAAAATCATACCAAGATAAAGTGAAAGTAACTCCACAATGTGATTCGTTTATGCATCTCCACTTGGGCTTCGATGCAGAG AATGCTAGAGAGGACCTTGGAATCCACCATATTGTGGTTAATGATTGGAACAAAGGAGTTGATGGTGAGCAGAACGTTGTGTTGATATCAGTTCCTAGTGTTCTTGGCAAGGGCCTGGCACCGCCTGGAAAGCACATCCTTCATGCGTATACACCAGGGACAGAACCTTTCAGTTTGTGGGAGGGACTAGACAGGAAAAGCGCAGAGTATCGAAGACTGAAAGAAGAACGTTCTGAG GTGATGTGGAAAGCCGTCGAGCTCGCTCTCGGCCCCAAATTCAGCAGGGAGAAATGCGACGTGAAGTTGGTCGGGACGCCATTGACGCACAAGAGGTTTCTGCGGAGGAACAGGGGCACCTACGGCCCCGCCATAAAGGCCGGAGAAGCCACGTTCCCAGGGCAGGCAACGCCAATCCCCCAGCTATTCTGCTGCGGTGACTCGACTTTTCCGGGGATCGGAGTGCCGGCGGTGGCAGCGAGCGGCGCAATCGTCGCCAACACGCTGGTCTCCGTGTCACAGCATTCAGAGCTCCTCGACGCTGTTGGAATCTAA
- the LOC106865425 gene encoding uncharacterized protein LOC106865425 isoform X2 translates to MASQPPSSSSTSIASFRDDLLREVFLRLPDLPTLVRAAFTCRAFRAAVRSSPSFRRSFRALHAPSLLAFLLEPYMQVIPAFPSAWRRRSDPDLVAAFCAADFFDIGRLSRDGQGPGWEIHAQLPNFDGYVLLVNGRTEQRAGEGVSYNPLTQSLNLFLWRNLIDTHFEFHTLPSEDDGQGPPSRVVCVRHDCSWTKASVAVFSSGTMEWQFFPRTTLLLREYDRAKPATVVRGLVCWAEWMDDQIVMLDTATFQFSLMDLPTPLKNGGWEETTFKLGETKDEKLCIVDIMGNTQTLVAWFLTAEDHGVVERWTMYRTFSLQPIVKEFTNCSIEEEVVMRVEAVIDGFVYLSIQCQKDTKPCQVFLSLCLETAEMNELFKDDGSRYYEEAHPYVMQWPPSLVQNKIMAAWAQKKLPLSLSQHCSHSNKL, encoded by the exons ATGGCCTCCCAGCCGCCGTCTTCGTCGTCTACCAGTATCGCTTCTTTCCGCGACGACCTCCTCCGCGAGGTCTTCCTCCGGCTGCCGGACCTCCCGACGCTCGTCCGCGCCGCTTTCACCTGCCGCGCcttccgcgccgccgtccgctcGTCCCCTTCCTTCCGCCGTAGCTTCCGCGCGCTCCACGCGCCGTCCCTCCTCGCCTTCCTACTCGAACCCTACATGCAAGTAATCCCCGCCTTCCCCTCCGcctggcgccgccgctccgacccggacctcgtcgccgccttctGCGCCGCCGATTTCTTCGACATAGGCCGCCTCTCACGCGACGGCCAGGGCCCCGGGTGGGAGATCCATGCCCAGCTACCCAACTTCGACGGCTACGTCCTCCTCGTCAACGGGCGCACCGAGCAGAGAGCCGGGGAGGGGGTCAGCTACAACCCCTTAACGCAGTCCCTGAATCTGTTCCTCTGGAGGAACCTCATAGACACCCACTTCGAGTTCCACACGCTCCCCTCCGAAGACGATGGCCAGGGGCCGCCGTCCCGCGTGGTCTGCGTCCGGCATGACTGCTCATGGACGAAGGCGAGCGTCGCCGTCTTCTCATCAGGCACTATGGAGTGGCAATTTTTCCCGAGGACtacgctgctgctgcgtgaGTACGATAGGGCCAAGCCTGCCACGGTGGTGCGTGGGCTCGTTTGCTGGGCAGAATGGATGGATGACCAGATCGTGATGCTCGACACTGCCACCTTTCAGTTCTCTCTAATGGACCTGCCGACGCCTTTGAAGAATGGGGGATGGGAAGAGACAACGTTTAAGCTCGGCGAGACCAAGGATGAGAAGCTCTGTATTGTAGATATAATGGGGAACACACAGACACTTGTTGCTTGGTTCCTGACAGCCGAAGACCATGGTGTCGTCGAGAGGTGGACGATGTACAGGACGTTCTCATTGCAGCCGATTGTTAAGGAGTTCACTAATTGCTCGATAGAGGAAGAGGTTGTCATGCGGGTTGAAGCGGTCATCGATGGCTTTGTCTACCTCTCTATTCAATGCCAAAAAGACACTAAACCTTGTCAGGTGTTCCTATCCTTATGCCTGGAAACAGCGGAAATGAACGAGCTCTTTAAGGATGATGGATCTAGGTATTATGAGGAAGCCCATCCCTACGTCATGCAATGGCCTCCCTCTTTGGTACAAAACAAG ATTATGGCCGCGTGGGCACAAAAGAAGCTTCCTCTGTCCTTGTCACAGCATTGCAGTCATTCAAACAAGCTCTGA
- the LOC100828666 gene encoding prohibitin-1, mitochondrial gives MNFKGARMPSAPPAGASALVKVALLGGAALYAATNTLYNVEGGHRAIVFNRLEGIKDKVYPEGTHLIIPWVERPIIYDVRARPNLVESTSGSRDLQMVRIGLRVLTRPMPEKLPTIYRTLGENFNERVLPSIIHETLKAVVAQYNASQLITQREAVSREIRKILTERARNFNIALDDVSITSLSFGKEFTHAIEAKQVAAQEAERAKFIVDKAEQDKKSAIIRAQGEAKSAELIGQAIANNPAFVALRQIEAAREISHTISASNNKVFLDSSDLLLGLQQLNILGGKNKK, from the exons ATGAACTTCAAAGGCGCGAGGATGCcgagcgcgccgccggcgggggcgaGCGCCCTGGTCAAGGTCGCgctgctgggcggcgccgCGCTCTACGCCGCCACCAACACCCTCTACAACGTCGAGGGCGGCCACCGCGCCATCGTCTTCAACCGCCTCGAGGGGATCAAGGACAAG GTCTACCCTGAGGGGACACACCTCATCATCCCCTGGGTCGAGAGGCCCATCATCTACGATGTCCGCGCCCGACCCAACCTCGTCGAGAGCACTTCCGGGAGCCGGGATCTCCAGATG GTGAGAATTGGTCTTCGTGTGCTTACACGACCCATGCCAGAGAAACTACCAACCATCTACAGGACCCTGGGGGAGAACTTCAATGAGAGAGTTTTGCCTTCAATCATTCATGAGACCCTGAAAGCTGTGGTTGCCCAATACAATGCCAGTCAGCTAATCACACAGAGAGAG GCTGTCAGCAGGGAGATCAGGAAGATTCTGACTGAGCGGGCCAGAAACTTCAACATTGCTCTGGATGATGTGTCCATCACAAGCCTCAGTTTCGGTAAAGAGTTCACCCATGCTATTGAAGCCAAGCAGGTTGCTGCGCAGGAAGCTGAGCGTGCCAAGTTCATTGTTGACAAGGCCGAGCAAGACAAGAAAAGTGCAATTATCAGGGCACAG GGTGAGGCTAAGAGTGCAGAGCTGATAGGTCAGGCGATCGCCAACAACCCAGCTTTCGTGGCCCTGAGGCAGATTGAAGCTGCGAGGGAGATCTCTCATACCATCTCAGCCTCCAATAACAAGGTGTTCCTGGACTCCAGTGACCTGCTGCTTGGGCTCCAGCAGCTCAACATATTAGGCGGCAAAAACAAGAAATGA
- the LOC100825794 gene encoding shaggy-related protein kinase kappa isoform X2, which yields MNPNYTEFKFPQIKAHPWHKVFQKKLPAEALDLVSRFLQYSPDLRCTAMEACMHPFFDELRDPNTRLPNGRPLPPLFNFRSQELNGIPPEVIERLVPEHARRQSLFMALRT from the exons ATGAATCCAAACTACACGGAGTTCAAGTTCCCACAAATTAAGGCTCATCCATGGCACAAG GTTTTCCAAAAGAAGCTTCCAGCTGAAGCATTGGACCTTGTTAGCAGGTTTCTACAATACTCACCAGATCTTCGGTGCACTGCT ATGGAAGCCTGCATGCACCCATTCTTCGATGAGTTGAGAGATCCAAACACTCGCCTGCCCAATGGACGTCCTCTGCCTCCTCTCTTCAACTTCAGATCTCAAG AGCTTAACGGCATCCCTCCGGAGGTCATCGAGCGCCTGGTTCCAGAGCACGCGCGGAGGCAGAGTCTGTTCATGGCGCTTCGCACCTAG
- the LOC106865425 gene encoding uncharacterized protein LOC106865425 isoform X1, with amino-acid sequence MASQPPSSSSTSIASFRDDLLREVFLRLPDLPTLVRAAFTCRAFRAAVRSSPSFRRSFRALHAPSLLAFLLEPYMQVIPAFPSAWRRRSDPDLVAAFCAADFFDIGRLSRDGQGPGWEIHAQLPNFDGYVLLVNGRTEQRAGEGVSYNPLTQSLNLFLWRNLIDTHFEFHTLPSEDDGQGPPSRVVCVRHDCSWTKASVAVFSSGTMEWQFFPRTTLLLREYDRAKPATVVRGLVCWAEWMDDQIVMLDTATFQFSLMDLPTPLKNGGWEETTFKLGETKDEKLCIVDIMGNTQTLVAWFLTAEDHGVVERWTMYRTFSLQPIVKEFTNCSIEEEVVMRVEAVIDGFVYLSIQCQKDTKPCQVFLSLCLETAEMNELFKDDGSRYYEEAHPYVMQWPPSLVQNKEESETEVTVDNVADYGRVGTKEASSVLVTALQSFKQALIMNDDEDIMAAVDAYLSPIEDDFKSSLMSKITALDAQLTTARDRILRISAWDEVYMPSIVRET; translated from the exons ATGGCCTCCCAGCCGCCGTCTTCGTCGTCTACCAGTATCGCTTCTTTCCGCGACGACCTCCTCCGCGAGGTCTTCCTCCGGCTGCCGGACCTCCCGACGCTCGTCCGCGCCGCTTTCACCTGCCGCGCcttccgcgccgccgtccgctcGTCCCCTTCCTTCCGCCGTAGCTTCCGCGCGCTCCACGCGCCGTCCCTCCTCGCCTTCCTACTCGAACCCTACATGCAAGTAATCCCCGCCTTCCCCTCCGcctggcgccgccgctccgacccggacctcgtcgccgccttctGCGCCGCCGATTTCTTCGACATAGGCCGCCTCTCACGCGACGGCCAGGGCCCCGGGTGGGAGATCCATGCCCAGCTACCCAACTTCGACGGCTACGTCCTCCTCGTCAACGGGCGCACCGAGCAGAGAGCCGGGGAGGGGGTCAGCTACAACCCCTTAACGCAGTCCCTGAATCTGTTCCTCTGGAGGAACCTCATAGACACCCACTTCGAGTTCCACACGCTCCCCTCCGAAGACGATGGCCAGGGGCCGCCGTCCCGCGTGGTCTGCGTCCGGCATGACTGCTCATGGACGAAGGCGAGCGTCGCCGTCTTCTCATCAGGCACTATGGAGTGGCAATTTTTCCCGAGGACtacgctgctgctgcgtgaGTACGATAGGGCCAAGCCTGCCACGGTGGTGCGTGGGCTCGTTTGCTGGGCAGAATGGATGGATGACCAGATCGTGATGCTCGACACTGCCACCTTTCAGTTCTCTCTAATGGACCTGCCGACGCCTTTGAAGAATGGGGGATGGGAAGAGACAACGTTTAAGCTCGGCGAGACCAAGGATGAGAAGCTCTGTATTGTAGATATAATGGGGAACACACAGACACTTGTTGCTTGGTTCCTGACAGCCGAAGACCATGGTGTCGTCGAGAGGTGGACGATGTACAGGACGTTCTCATTGCAGCCGATTGTTAAGGAGTTCACTAATTGCTCGATAGAGGAAGAGGTTGTCATGCGGGTTGAAGCGGTCATCGATGGCTTTGTCTACCTCTCTATTCAATGCCAAAAAGACACTAAACCTTGTCAGGTGTTCCTATCCTTATGCCTGGAAACAGCGGAAATGAACGAGCTCTTTAAGGATGATGGATCTAGGTATTATGAGGAAGCCCATCCCTACGTCATGCAATGGCCTCCCTCTTTGGTACAAAACAAG GAAGAATCAGAAACTGAAGTTACTGTAGACAATGTTGCAGATTATGGCCGCGTGGGCACAAAAGAAGCTTCCTCTGTCCTTGTCACAGCATTGCAGTCATTCAAACAAGCTCTGATCATGAATGATGATGAAGATATCATGGCAGCGGTAGATGCCTACCTGAGTCCTATCGAGGATGATTTCAAGAGCTCCCTTATGAGCAAAATCACTGCTTTGGATGCACAATTGACAACTGCAAGAGACCGTATTTTGAGGATAAGTGCATGGGATGAGGTCTACATGCCAAGCATTGTAAGAGAAACCTGA
- the LOC100825794 gene encoding shaggy-related protein kinase kappa isoform X1, with product MAYSGQRHGGAGSSSRQGNGSKGQGSSVEFLGRGMVGMQLRDAKPDADDEKDIEPDVVADSGAEAGHIIATTIRGRNGVPKQSATYIAEHVVGTGSFGVVYQAKCRETGEIVAIKKVLQDKRYKNRELQIMHMLDHPNIVGLKHYFFSTTERDELYLNLVLEFVPETVNRMARQYNRMNQRVPLIYVKLYTYQICRALAYIHNCVGICHRDIKPQNVLVNPHTHQLKICDFGSAKVLVKGEPNISYICSRYYRAPELIFGATEYTSAIDLWSTGCVMAELLLGQPLFPGESGVDQLVEIIKVLGTPTREEIKCMNPNYTEFKFPQIKAHPWHKVFQKKLPAEALDLVSRFLQYSPDLRCTAMEACMHPFFDELRDPNTRLPNGRPLPPLFNFRSQELNGIPPEVIERLVPEHARRQSLFMALRT from the exons ATGGCATATTCTGGACAAAGGCATGGCGGTGCCGGGAGCTCGTCGCGGCAGGGCAATGGCTCTAAGGGTCAGGGCAGCTCAGTTGAGTTCCTAGGAAGGGGGATGGTGGGTATGCAGCTGAGGGATGCCAAGCCAGATGCTGATGATGAAAAG GACATTGAGCCAGATGTGGTCGCTGATTCTGGTGCTGAAGCTGGTCACATCATTGCAACCACAATCCGTGGCCGAAATGGTGTGCCTAAACAG TCGGCCACTTACATTGCTGAACATGTGGTTGGAACTGGTTCTTTTGGGGTTGTGTATCAG GCCAAATGTCGAGAAACAGGAGAAATTGTTGCCATAAAAAAGGTTCTTCAAGATAAGCGGTACAAGAATCGGGAATTGCAAATAATGCATATGCTTGACCATCCTAACATTGTTGGTCTTAAGCATTACTTCTTCTCAACCACCGAAAGGGATGAGCTTTATCTCAATCTTGTCCTTGAGTTCGTTCCAGAGACAGTAAACCGGATGGCAAGACAGTACAACAGAATGAATCAACGGGTGCCCCTCATTTATGTCAAACTATACACTTATCAG ATATGCCGAGCACTTGCATATATACATAACTGTGTTGGCATCTGCCACCGTGATATCAAACCACAGAACGTTCTT GTTAACCCACATACACACCAGCTCAAAATCTGTGATTTTGGCAGTGCAAAAGTCCTG GTCAAAGGAGAGCCAAATATCTCCTACATATGCTCAAGATATTACCGTGCACCAGAGCTAATATTTGGTGCAACTGAATATACTTCTGCCATTGATTTGTGGTCCACAGGCTGTGTCATGGCAGAGCTGCTTCTCGGACAG CCTCTTTTCCCTGGGGAAAGTGGAGTTGATCAGCTGGTTGAGATTATCAAG GTCTTGGGTACTCCAACAAGGGAAGAGATCAAGTGCATGAATCCAAACTACACGGAGTTCAAGTTCCCACAAATTAAGGCTCATCCATGGCACAAG GTTTTCCAAAAGAAGCTTCCAGCTGAAGCATTGGACCTTGTTAGCAGGTTTCTACAATACTCACCAGATCTTCGGTGCACTGCT ATGGAAGCCTGCATGCACCCATTCTTCGATGAGTTGAGAGATCCAAACACTCGCCTGCCCAATGGACGTCCTCTGCCTCCTCTCTTCAACTTCAGATCTCAAG AGCTTAACGGCATCCCTCCGGAGGTCATCGAGCGCCTGGTTCCAGAGCACGCGCGGAGGCAGAGTCTGTTCATGGCGCTTCGCACCTAG
- the LOC106865425 gene encoding uncharacterized protein LOC106865425 isoform X3, with translation MASQPPSSSSTSIASFRDDLLREVFLRLPDLPTLVRAAFTCRAFRAAVRSSPSFRRSFRALHAPSLLAFLLEPYMQVIPAFPSAWRRRSDPDLVAAFCAADFFDIGRLSRDGQGPGWEIHAQLPNFDGYVLLVNGRTEQRAGEGVSYNPLTQSLNLFLWRNLIDTHFEFHTLPSEDDGQGPPSRVVCVRHDCSWTKASVAVFSSGTMEWQFFPRTTLLLREYDRAKPATVVRGLVCWAEWMDDQIVMLDTATFQFSLMDLPTPLKNGGWEETTFKLGETKDEKLCIVDIMGNTQTLVAWFLTAEDHGVVERWTMYRTFSLQPIVKEFTNCSIEEEVVMRVEAVIDGFVYLSIQCQKDTKPCQVFLSLCLETAEMNELFKDDGSRYYEEAHPYVMQWPPSLVQNKIFHTYKLHSQWLLL, from the exons ATGGCCTCCCAGCCGCCGTCTTCGTCGTCTACCAGTATCGCTTCTTTCCGCGACGACCTCCTCCGCGAGGTCTTCCTCCGGCTGCCGGACCTCCCGACGCTCGTCCGCGCCGCTTTCACCTGCCGCGCcttccgcgccgccgtccgctcGTCCCCTTCCTTCCGCCGTAGCTTCCGCGCGCTCCACGCGCCGTCCCTCCTCGCCTTCCTACTCGAACCCTACATGCAAGTAATCCCCGCCTTCCCCTCCGcctggcgccgccgctccgacccggacctcgtcgccgccttctGCGCCGCCGATTTCTTCGACATAGGCCGCCTCTCACGCGACGGCCAGGGCCCCGGGTGGGAGATCCATGCCCAGCTACCCAACTTCGACGGCTACGTCCTCCTCGTCAACGGGCGCACCGAGCAGAGAGCCGGGGAGGGGGTCAGCTACAACCCCTTAACGCAGTCCCTGAATCTGTTCCTCTGGAGGAACCTCATAGACACCCACTTCGAGTTCCACACGCTCCCCTCCGAAGACGATGGCCAGGGGCCGCCGTCCCGCGTGGTCTGCGTCCGGCATGACTGCTCATGGACGAAGGCGAGCGTCGCCGTCTTCTCATCAGGCACTATGGAGTGGCAATTTTTCCCGAGGACtacgctgctgctgcgtgaGTACGATAGGGCCAAGCCTGCCACGGTGGTGCGTGGGCTCGTTTGCTGGGCAGAATGGATGGATGACCAGATCGTGATGCTCGACACTGCCACCTTTCAGTTCTCTCTAATGGACCTGCCGACGCCTTTGAAGAATGGGGGATGGGAAGAGACAACGTTTAAGCTCGGCGAGACCAAGGATGAGAAGCTCTGTATTGTAGATATAATGGGGAACACACAGACACTTGTTGCTTGGTTCCTGACAGCCGAAGACCATGGTGTCGTCGAGAGGTGGACGATGTACAGGACGTTCTCATTGCAGCCGATTGTTAAGGAGTTCACTAATTGCTCGATAGAGGAAGAGGTTGTCATGCGGGTTGAAGCGGTCATCGATGGCTTTGTCTACCTCTCTATTCAATGCCAAAAAGACACTAAACCTTGTCAGGTGTTCCTATCCTTATGCCTGGAAACAGCGGAAATGAACGAGCTCTTTAAGGATGATGGATCTAGGTATTATGAGGAAGCCCATCCCTACGTCATGCAATGGCCTCCCTCTTTGGTACAAAACAAG ATTTTCCATACTTATAAGCTGCATAGTCAATGGCTTCTTCTCTGA
- the LOC100838129 gene encoding uncharacterized protein LOC100838129 produces MEWQFFPRTTLPLREYGTAKAGRVVHGLICWADWMDDQIVVLDTATFQFSLMDLPTPLKNGESEETTFKLGETKDEKLCIVDIKENTLVAWFLTADDDGVNERWMMYRTFPLQPIVKEFTSCSMEEEGHVVVQVEAVIDGFMYLSIQNQKDTKPYQLFLSLCLETAEMKELFRDDGSRYYEEAHPYVMAWPSSLVQNKEESETEVTADSVAEDSPVGTKEASSVLFTALQSFKQALLNDGKDIVAEVDALLRPIEEDDKSSLMSKITSLDAQLTTARDRILRISSWL; encoded by the exons ATGGAGTGGCAATTTTTCCCAAGGACTACGCTGCCGCTGCGTGAGTATGGTACAGCCAAGGCCGGCAGGGTGGTGCATGGACTCATTTGCTGGGCAGACTGGATGGATGACCAGATCGTGGTGCTCGACACTGCAACGTTTCAGTTTTCTCTAATGGATCTGCCGACGCCTTTGAAGAATGGGGAATCGGAAGAGACAACTTTTAAGCTCGGAGAGACCAAGGATGAGAAGCTCTGTATCGTAGATATAAAGGAGAACACACTTGTTGCTTGGTTCCTGACAGCCGACGATGATGGTGTCAACGAGAGGTGGATGATGTACAGGACGTTCCCATTGCAGCCGATTGTTAAGGAGTTCACTAGTTGCTCGATGGAGGAAGAGGGTCATGTCGTCGTGCAGGTTGAAGCGGTTATCGATGGCTTTATGTACCTCTCTATTCAAAACCAGAAGGATACTAAACCTTATCAGCTGTTCCTATCCTTATGCCTGGAAACAGCGGAGATGAAGGAGCTCTTTAGGGATGATGGATCTCGGTACTACGAGGAAGCCCATCCCTACGTCATGGCATGGCCTTCCTCTTTGGTACAAAACAAG GAGGAATCAGAAACTGAAGTTACTGCAGACAGTGTTGCCGAGGATAGCCCCGTGGGCACAAAAGAAGCTTCCTCTGTCCTTTTCACTGCATTGCAGTCATTCAAACAGGCTCTGTTGAATGATGGTAAAGATATCGTGGCGGAGGTAGATGCCTTGTTGCGTCCTATCGAGGAGGATGACAAGAGTTCTCTTATGAGCAAAATCACCTCTTTGGATGCACAGTTGACAACTGCAAGAGACCGTATCTTGAGGATAAGTTCATGGCTCTGA
- the LOC112268512 gene encoding uncharacterized protein LOC112268512 — protein MASQPPPSSPASPTTIASLRADLLREVFLRLPDLPTLVCAASTCRAFRAAVRSSPSFRRSFRALHPPPLLAFVLEPFMEVIPAFSSAWRRSDPDLVAAFGATDFFDTDHLSYQFQGPGWQICSRLCNCDGYVCLVNGSNELRAVEGVGYNLLTQSLYLFLRIDHIDTHLEFHMLPSKDDSRGPSYRVICAGPLMDTGERRGLLIRHHGVAIFPKDYAAAA, from the coding sequence ATGGCCTCCCAGCCGCCACCATCATCGCCAGCGTCGCCCACCACCATAGCTTCTCTCCgcgccgacctcctccgcgAGGTCTTCCTCCGGCTGCCGGACCTCCCGACGCTCGTctgcgccgcctccacctgcCGCGCcttccgcgccgccgtccgctcGTCCCCTTCCTTCCGCCGCAGTTTCCGCGCGCTCCacccgccgcccctcctcgcCTTCGTCCTCGAGCCCTTCATGGAGGTCATCcccgccttctcctccgcctgGCGCCGTTCAGATCCGGACCTCGTCGCAGCCTTCGGCGCCACCGATTTCTTCGACACCGACCACCTCTCGTACCAGTTCCAGGGACCCGGATGGCAGATCTGTTCCCGGCTTTGCAACTGCGACGGCTACGTCTGCCTCGTCAACGGGAGCAACGAGCTGAGAGCCGTGGAGGGAGTCGGCTACAACCTCTTAACGCAGTCCCTGTATCTTTTCCTGCGTATAGACCACATTGACACCCACCTTGAGTTCCACATGCTCCCCTCCAAAGATGATAGCCGGGGGCCGTCGTACCGTGTGATCTGTGCCGGACCGCTCATGGACACAGGCGAGCGCCGCGGTCTTCTCATCAGACACCATGGAGTGGCAATTTTTCCCAAGGACTACGCTGCCGCTGCGTGA